One window of the Nicotiana tabacum cultivar K326 chromosome 4, ASM71507v2, whole genome shotgun sequence genome contains the following:
- the LOC107776721 gene encoding myricetin 7/4'-O-methyltransferase 2-like, which translates to MAMNENGSTELLQAHTQIWNHIYNFVSSSAAKCAVQLGIPDVLYKHGKSMCLSDLSAALPLNPSKISFLPILIRSLVHSGFLNEHEDYYSLTPASRLFLKDDPLSMRSYFLIMHDPCVQKPWFELSSWFQNDFPTAFHAAHNGKSFWDYFADEPRVNNIFNDSMANDSSLIANVLITECKHVFEGLTSLVDVGGGTGTLAIAIAKAFPAINCTVLDLPHVIGDLKGSGNLEFVGGSMFEKIPNANAILLKWILHNWGDEDCVKILKKCKESIPSREKGGKVIIIDIVLENPKQKDDSVRAQHNMDLVMMVLFGAKERTKKEWEKLFTEAGFNEYEITPTLGTRSLIEIYP; encoded by the exons ATGGCAATGAATGAGAATGGTTCCACTGAACTTCTCCAAGCTCACACTCAAATATGGAACCATATCTACAACTTCGTAAGCTCTTCAGCAGCAAAATGTGCAGTTCAACTAGGCATTCCCGATGTCCTATACAAACATGGTAAGTCAATGTGTCTTTCCGACCTCTCTGCTGCCCTTCCCCTCAACCCTTCCAAAATCTCTTTCCTGCCAATTCTCATACGCTCTTTAGTTCATTCTGGTTTCCTAAATGAACATGAAGATTACTATTCTCTTACCCCAGCTAGTCGCCTTTTTTTGAAAGATGATCCCTTAAGTATGAGGTCATACTTTCTCATCATGCATGATCCATGCGTTCAAAAACCATGGTTTGAGTTAAGTAGTTGGTTTCAAAATGATTTCCCCACTGCTTTTCATGCTGCTCATAATGGGAAATCTTTTTGGGACTATTTCGCGGATGAGCCAAgagtaaataatattttcaatgaTTCAATGGCTAATGACTCGAGCTTGATTGCCAATGTGCTTATTACGGAGTGTAAGCATGTTTTTGAGGGGTTGACATCGTTGGTGGATGTTGGAGGTGGCACTGGCACTTTGGCAATTGCCATAGCCAAAGCTTTTCCTGCCATAAATTGCACCGTACTTGATCTCCCTCATGTTATTGGCGATCTCAAGGGAAGTGGGAACTTGGAGTTTGTCGGAGGAAGTATGTTTGAGAAGATTCCTAATGCTAATGCAATCTTACTCAAG TGGATTCTCCATAACTGGGGCGACGAAGATTGTgtgaaaatattaaagaaatgcAAAGAGTCAATTCCAAGTAGAGAAAAAGGTGGGAAAGTGATAATTATAGACATAGTGCTGGAAAATCCGAAGCAAAAAGATGATTCTGTTCGAGCACAACATAATATGGACTTGGTGATGATGGTTCTTTTTGGTGCCAAAGAGAGAACTAAGAAGGAATGGGAAAAACTTTTCACTGAAGCTGGTTTTAATGAATATGAAATAACTCCCACCCTGGGCACAAGGTCTCTCATTGAAATCTACCCTTGA